Proteins from a genomic interval of Zonotrichia leucophrys gambelii isolate GWCS_2022_RI chromosome 5, RI_Zleu_2.0, whole genome shotgun sequence:
- the PRDM11 gene encoding PR domain-containing protein 11 isoform X1: protein MSENLKDCLIQTQASLGEMVTIKTEACSPHRDQEYGQPCSGRPDPQSMEMEPKKLKGKRDVIMTKSFQQVDFWFCESCQEYFVDECPNHGPPVFVSDTPVPVGIPDRAALTIPPGMEVVKEPSGENDVRCMNEVIPKGHIFGPYEGQISSQDRSAGFFSWLIVDKNNRYKSIDGTDETKANWMRLARSGDMSPALCRPLGGVAFLYWLAKDTSTCTYHVNWLLKYVIISREEREQNLMAFQHSERIYFRACRDIHPGEKLRVWYSEDYMKRLHSMSQETMNRNCTSGEKMLQNENSEKNVENQEDARGALQFTTLKQGKSPYKRSCDEGESHPQTKKKKIDLIFKDVLEASLESAKFEDNQLTTSTPLPLRRASKYQAEDIFEQCGSAMQHGSLSLSRSQRESEWRVPHSSSFISAKEMSILEDEEEEPLSLKADSPTELSLASAQGNSHEIPTTSFCPNCIRLKKKIRELQAELDMLRSGKLPEAPVLPPQVPELQEFSDPTASESIISVPTIMEDDDQEVDSADESVSNDMIAATDEPSKMSSATGRRIRRFKQEWLKKFWFLRYSPTLNEMWCHVCRQYTVQSSRTSAFIIGSKQFKIHTIKLHSQSNLHKKCLQLYKLRMHPEKTEEMCRNMTLLFNTAYHLALEGRPYYDFRPLAELLRKCELKVVDQYMNEGDCQILIHHIARALREDLVERIRQSPFLSIILDGQSDDLLADTVAVYVQYTSSDGPPATEFLSLQELGFSTTDSYLQALDRAFSSLGIRLQDEKPTIGLGVDGANITASLRANLFMTIRKTLPWLLCLPFMVHRPHLEILDAISGKELPCLEELENNLKQLLSFYRYSPRLMCELRVTAATLCEETEFLGDIRAVKWIIGEQNVLNALIKDYLEVVAHLKDVSGQTQRADASAIALALLQFLMDYQSIKLIYFLLDVIAVLSRLAYVFQGEYLLVSQVDDKIEEAIQEISRLADSPGEYLQEFEENFRESFNGIAVKNLRVAEAKFQSIREKICQKTQVILAQRFDSRSRTFVKACQVFDLAAWPRSTDELMSYGKEDMVQIFEHLETVPSFSREVCREGMDTRGSLLMEWRELKVDYYTKNGFKDLLSHICKYKQRFPLLNKIVQILKVLPTSSACCEKGRTALQRVRKNNRSRLTLEQLSDLLTIAVNGPPIANFDCKRALDSWFEEKSGNSYALSAEMLSRMSSLDQKPMLQSMDHGSEFYPDI, encoded by the exons ATGAGTGAGAACTTGAAAGACTGTTTGATCCAGACCCAGGCTTCCTTAGGGGAGATGGTGACAATAAAAACAGAGGCCTGCTCTCCACACCGGGACCAGGAGTATGGACAGCCTTG CTCTGGAAGACCTGACCCACAGTCCATGGAGATGGAACCCAAGAAACTGAAAGGGAAACGGGATGTAATCATGACCAAGAGCTTTCAGCAAGTGGATTTCTGGT TCTGTGAGTCCTGCCAGGAGTACTTTGTGGATGAGTGTCCAAACCATGGCCCCCCAGTGTTTGTGTCTGACACGCCAGTGCCCGTTGGCATTCCGGACCGGGCGGCGCTGACCATCCCGCCTGGAATGGAGGTGGTTAAAGAGCCCAGTGGGGAGAACGACGTGCGCTGTATGAACGAGGTGATCCCCAAAGGTCACATCTTTGGGCCCTATGAGGGGCAGATCTCTAGCCAGGACAGGTCTGCAGGATTCTTCTCGTGGCTG ATCGTTGATAAGAACAATCGCTACAAATCCATTGATGGGACAGATGAAACCAAAGCAAACTGGATGAG ATTGGCCAGATCTGGGGACATGTCTCCTGCCCTGTGTAGACCCCTCGGTGGAGTGGCTTTTCTGTACTGGCTCGCAAAGGATACTTCTACCTGCACCTATCATGTTAACTGGCTGTTGAA GTACGTCATCATCTCCcgggaggagagggagcagaacCTGATGGCCTTCCAGCACAGTGAGAGGATTTACTTCCGTGCCTGCCGTGACATCCACCCTGGGGAGAAGCTGCGGGTCTGGTACAGTGAGGATTACATGAAGCGGTTGCACAGTATGTCCCAGGAAACCATGAACAGAAATTGCACAAGTG GAGAGAAAATGTTACAGAATGAAAACTCAGAAAAGAATGTAGAAAACCAAGAGGATGCAAGAGGAGCACTCCAGTTCACTACCTTAAAGCAGGGGAAGAGCCCCTACAAGCGCAGCTGTGACGAAGGGGAATCCCACccccaaacaaagaaaaaaaaaattgacctCATCTTCAAAGATGTCTTGGAGGCTTCTTTGGAGTCTGCCAAGTTTGAAGACAACCAGTTAACAACAAGTACACCACTTCCCCTCAGAAGAGCATCTAAATACCAGGCTGAAGACATCTTTGAGCAGTGTGGCAGTGCCATGCAGCACGGCTCCCTGAGCCTTAGCAGAAGCCAGAGGGAGAGCGAATGGAGGGTCCCTCACAGTTCCTCTTTTATCTCAGCCAAGGAGATGAGCATCCTTGAAGACGAGGAAGAAGAGCCCCTGTCACTTAAAGCAGACAGCCCCACTGAGCTGTCACTGGCCTCTGCACAAGGCAATTCCCATGAAATCCCCACCACGTCCTTCTGCCCCAACTGCATCCGGCTGAAGAAGAAAATCCGGGAGCTTCAGGCTGAGTTAGACATGCTGAGATCTGGGAAGTTACCCGAGGCACCCGTGTTACCGCCCCAGGTACCCGAGCTCCAAGAGTTCTCAGACCCCACAG CTTCAGAAAGTATCATCTCAGTTCCCACCATCATGGAGGATGATGACCAAGAGGTGGATTCTGCTGATGAATCAGTTTCCAATGATATGATTGCTGCTACAGATGAGCCTTCTAAGATGTCTTCTGCAACAGGACGGAGGATACGGCGGTTCAAGCAAGAGTGGCTTAAAAAGTTTTGGTTTCTGCGGTACTCCCCGACACTGAATGAGATGTGGTGCCATGTCTGTAGGCAGTACACAGTGCAATCTTCTCGGACTTCAGCCTTCATCATTGGCTCTAAGCAGTTCAAGATACACACGATAAAGCTTCACAGCCAGAGCAACCTCCACAAGAAGTGCCTGCAGCTTTACAAGCTCAGGATGCACCCAGAGAAGACAGAAGAGATGTGCCGAAATATGACCCTGCTCTTCAACACAGCCTACCACCTGGCCCTGGAGGGCAGGCCCTACTACGACTTTCGGCCTCTGGCAGAACTACTGAGAAAGTGTGAACTCAAGGTGGTGGATCAGTACATGAATGAGGGAGACTGCCAGATCTTAATTCACCATATCGCCCGCGCTCTCCGAGAGGACCTGGTTGAGCGCATCCGGCAGTCTCCCTTCCTCAGCATCATTCTGGATGGGCAGAGCGACGACTTGCTTGCAGATACAGTTGCAGTTTATGTGCAGTACACCAGCAGTGATGGGCCTCCAGCAACTGAATTCCTGTCTCTTCAGGAGCTCGGCTTTTCTACAACAGACAGTTACCTTCAAGCATTAGATCGGGCTTTTTCCAGCCTGGGAATACGATTGCAGGATGAGAAGCCAACTATCGGCTTGGGAGTTGATGGTGCTAACATTACCGCCAGCCTGAGAGCCAACTTGTTCATGACAATCAGAAAGACCTTGCCCTGGCTTCTCTGTCTTCCCTTTATGGTGCATAGGCCCCACTTGGAAATTTTGGATGCCATTAGTGGGAAGGAACTACCATGTCTGGAGGAGCTAGAAAACAATTTGAAGCAACTGCTCAGTTTCTATCGTTATTCTCCCCGACTCATGTGCGAGTTAAGGGTCACTGCTGCCACTCTGTGTGAGGAGACTGAGTTCCTGGGGGACATTCGAGCAGTGAAGTGGATCATTGGGGAGCAGAACGTGCTCAACGCTCTCATCAAGGATTACCTTGAGGTTGTGGCCCATCTCAAAGATGTCAGTGGCCAAACCCAAAGGGCAGATGCTTCTGCCATTGCCTTGGCCCTCCTGCAGTTCCTGATGGACTACCAGTCGATTAAACTCATCTACTTCCTGCTGGATGTGATCGCTGTGCTTTCACGCCTTGCCTACGTCTTCCAAGGGGAGTACCTTCTTGTGTCACAGGTGGATGATAAAATAGAGGAGGCCATCCAGGAGATCAGCCGGCTAGCCGACTCCCCTGGGGAGTACTTGCAGGAGTTTGAGGAAAACTTCCGTGAAAGCTTTAATGGCATTGCTGTGAAAAATCTACGGGTGGCTGAAGCCAAATTCCAGTCGATCAGAGAAAAGATCTGCCAGAAGACCCAGGTGATCCTAGCCCAAAGGTTTGATTCCCGCAGCCGGACATTTGTGAAGGCCTGTCAGGTATTTGACCTTGCAGCTTGGCCCAGAAGCACTGATGAGCTCATGAGCTATGGGAAGGAGGATATGGTACAAATATTTGAACACCTGGAGACAGTCCCATCATTTTCCAGAGAAGTTTGCCGAGAAGGGATGGACACTCGAGGGAGTCTGCTGATGGAGTGGCGGGAACTCAAGGTGGATTATTATACCAAAAATGGTTTTAAAGATTTGCTCAGTCACATTTGTAAATACAAACAGAGATTTCCCCTCCTAAATAAAATAGTTCAGATCCTCAAAGTCCTTCCCACCTCTTCGGCTTGCTGTGAGAAGGGGCGCACCGCCCTGCAGAGAGTGCGCAAGAACAACCGCTCCCGGCTGAcgctggagcagctcagtgaCCTGTTGACGATTGCTGTTAACGGGCCGCCCATTGCCAACTTCGATTGCAAAAGGGCTCTCGATAGCTGGTTCGAGGAGAAGTCAGGCAACAGTTACGCGCTCTCGGCCGAAATGCTGAGCAGGATGTCATCTCTTGACCAGAAGCCGATGTTGCAGAGCATGGACCACGGCTCTGAGTTTTACCCTGATATTTAG
- the PRDM11 gene encoding PR domain-containing protein 11 isoform X5, producing MSENLKDCLIQTQASLGEMVTIKTEACSPHRDQEYGQPCSGRPDPQSMEMEPKKLKGKRDVIMTKSFQQVDFWFCESCQEYFVDECPNHGPPVFVSDTPVPVGIPDRAALTIPPGMEVVKEPSGENDVRCMNEVIPKGHIFGPYEGQISSQDRSAGFFSWLIVDKNNRYKSIDGTDETKANWMRLARSGDMSPALCRPLGGVAFLYWLAKDTSTCTYHVNWLLKYVIISREEREQNLMAFQHSERIYFRACRDIHPGEKLRVWYSEDYMKRLHSMSQETMNRNCTSASESIISVPTIMEDDDQEVDSADESVSNDMIAATDEPSKMSSATGRRIRRFKQEWLKKFWFLRYSPTLNEMWCHVCRQYTVQSSRTSAFIIGSKQFKIHTIKLHSQSNLHKKCLQLYKLRMHPEKTEEMCRNMTLLFNTAYHLALEGRPYYDFRPLAELLRKCELKVVDQYMNEGDCQILIHHIARALREDLVERIRQSPFLSIILDGQSDDLLADTVAVYVQYTSSDGPPATEFLSLQELGFSTTDSYLQALDRAFSSLGIRLQDEKPTIGLGVDGANITASLRANLFMTIRKTLPWLLCLPFMVHRPHLEILDAISGKELPCLEELENNLKQLLSFYRYSPRLMCELRVTAATLCEETEFLGDIRAVKWIIGEQNVLNALIKDYLEVVAHLKDVSGQTQRADASAIALALLQFLMDYQSIKLIYFLLDVIAVLSRLAYVFQGEYLLVSQVDDKIEEAIQEISRLADSPGEYLQEFEENFRESFNGIAVKNLRVAEAKFQSIREKICQKTQVILAQRFDSRSRTFVKACQVFDLAAWPRSTDELMSYGKEDMVQIFEHLETVPSFSREVCREGMDTRGSLLMEWRELKVDYYTKNGFKDLLSHICKYKQRFPLLNKIVQILKVLPTSSACCEKGRTALQRVRKNNRSRLTLEQLSDLLTIAVNGPPIANFDCKRALDSWFEEKSGNSYALSAEMLSRMSSLDQKPMLQSMDHGSEFYPDI from the exons ATGAGTGAGAACTTGAAAGACTGTTTGATCCAGACCCAGGCTTCCTTAGGGGAGATGGTGACAATAAAAACAGAGGCCTGCTCTCCACACCGGGACCAGGAGTATGGACAGCCTTG CTCTGGAAGACCTGACCCACAGTCCATGGAGATGGAACCCAAGAAACTGAAAGGGAAACGGGATGTAATCATGACCAAGAGCTTTCAGCAAGTGGATTTCTGGT TCTGTGAGTCCTGCCAGGAGTACTTTGTGGATGAGTGTCCAAACCATGGCCCCCCAGTGTTTGTGTCTGACACGCCAGTGCCCGTTGGCATTCCGGACCGGGCGGCGCTGACCATCCCGCCTGGAATGGAGGTGGTTAAAGAGCCCAGTGGGGAGAACGACGTGCGCTGTATGAACGAGGTGATCCCCAAAGGTCACATCTTTGGGCCCTATGAGGGGCAGATCTCTAGCCAGGACAGGTCTGCAGGATTCTTCTCGTGGCTG ATCGTTGATAAGAACAATCGCTACAAATCCATTGATGGGACAGATGAAACCAAAGCAAACTGGATGAG ATTGGCCAGATCTGGGGACATGTCTCCTGCCCTGTGTAGACCCCTCGGTGGAGTGGCTTTTCTGTACTGGCTCGCAAAGGATACTTCTACCTGCACCTATCATGTTAACTGGCTGTTGAA GTACGTCATCATCTCCcgggaggagagggagcagaacCTGATGGCCTTCCAGCACAGTGAGAGGATTTACTTCCGTGCCTGCCGTGACATCCACCCTGGGGAGAAGCTGCGGGTCTGGTACAGTGAGGATTACATGAAGCGGTTGCACAGTATGTCCCAGGAAACCATGAACAGAAATTGCACAAGTG CTTCAGAAAGTATCATCTCAGTTCCCACCATCATGGAGGATGATGACCAAGAGGTGGATTCTGCTGATGAATCAGTTTCCAATGATATGATTGCTGCTACAGATGAGCCTTCTAAGATGTCTTCTGCAACAGGACGGAGGATACGGCGGTTCAAGCAAGAGTGGCTTAAAAAGTTTTGGTTTCTGCGGTACTCCCCGACACTGAATGAGATGTGGTGCCATGTCTGTAGGCAGTACACAGTGCAATCTTCTCGGACTTCAGCCTTCATCATTGGCTCTAAGCAGTTCAAGATACACACGATAAAGCTTCACAGCCAGAGCAACCTCCACAAGAAGTGCCTGCAGCTTTACAAGCTCAGGATGCACCCAGAGAAGACAGAAGAGATGTGCCGAAATATGACCCTGCTCTTCAACACAGCCTACCACCTGGCCCTGGAGGGCAGGCCCTACTACGACTTTCGGCCTCTGGCAGAACTACTGAGAAAGTGTGAACTCAAGGTGGTGGATCAGTACATGAATGAGGGAGACTGCCAGATCTTAATTCACCATATCGCCCGCGCTCTCCGAGAGGACCTGGTTGAGCGCATCCGGCAGTCTCCCTTCCTCAGCATCATTCTGGATGGGCAGAGCGACGACTTGCTTGCAGATACAGTTGCAGTTTATGTGCAGTACACCAGCAGTGATGGGCCTCCAGCAACTGAATTCCTGTCTCTTCAGGAGCTCGGCTTTTCTACAACAGACAGTTACCTTCAAGCATTAGATCGGGCTTTTTCCAGCCTGGGAATACGATTGCAGGATGAGAAGCCAACTATCGGCTTGGGAGTTGATGGTGCTAACATTACCGCCAGCCTGAGAGCCAACTTGTTCATGACAATCAGAAAGACCTTGCCCTGGCTTCTCTGTCTTCCCTTTATGGTGCATAGGCCCCACTTGGAAATTTTGGATGCCATTAGTGGGAAGGAACTACCATGTCTGGAGGAGCTAGAAAACAATTTGAAGCAACTGCTCAGTTTCTATCGTTATTCTCCCCGACTCATGTGCGAGTTAAGGGTCACTGCTGCCACTCTGTGTGAGGAGACTGAGTTCCTGGGGGACATTCGAGCAGTGAAGTGGATCATTGGGGAGCAGAACGTGCTCAACGCTCTCATCAAGGATTACCTTGAGGTTGTGGCCCATCTCAAAGATGTCAGTGGCCAAACCCAAAGGGCAGATGCTTCTGCCATTGCCTTGGCCCTCCTGCAGTTCCTGATGGACTACCAGTCGATTAAACTCATCTACTTCCTGCTGGATGTGATCGCTGTGCTTTCACGCCTTGCCTACGTCTTCCAAGGGGAGTACCTTCTTGTGTCACAGGTGGATGATAAAATAGAGGAGGCCATCCAGGAGATCAGCCGGCTAGCCGACTCCCCTGGGGAGTACTTGCAGGAGTTTGAGGAAAACTTCCGTGAAAGCTTTAATGGCATTGCTGTGAAAAATCTACGGGTGGCTGAAGCCAAATTCCAGTCGATCAGAGAAAAGATCTGCCAGAAGACCCAGGTGATCCTAGCCCAAAGGTTTGATTCCCGCAGCCGGACATTTGTGAAGGCCTGTCAGGTATTTGACCTTGCAGCTTGGCCCAGAAGCACTGATGAGCTCATGAGCTATGGGAAGGAGGATATGGTACAAATATTTGAACACCTGGAGACAGTCCCATCATTTTCCAGAGAAGTTTGCCGAGAAGGGATGGACACTCGAGGGAGTCTGCTGATGGAGTGGCGGGAACTCAAGGTGGATTATTATACCAAAAATGGTTTTAAAGATTTGCTCAGTCACATTTGTAAATACAAACAGAGATTTCCCCTCCTAAATAAAATAGTTCAGATCCTCAAAGTCCTTCCCACCTCTTCGGCTTGCTGTGAGAAGGGGCGCACCGCCCTGCAGAGAGTGCGCAAGAACAACCGCTCCCGGCTGAcgctggagcagctcagtgaCCTGTTGACGATTGCTGTTAACGGGCCGCCCATTGCCAACTTCGATTGCAAAAGGGCTCTCGATAGCTGGTTCGAGGAGAAGTCAGGCAACAGTTACGCGCTCTCGGCCGAAATGCTGAGCAGGATGTCATCTCTTGACCAGAAGCCGATGTTGCAGAGCATGGACCACGGCTCTGAGTTTTACCCTGATATTTAG
- the PRDM11 gene encoding PR domain-containing protein 11 isoform X3 yields MECFAKLIYSPAGLARSGDMSPALCRPLGGVAFLYWLAKDTSTCTYHVNWLLKYVIISREEREQNLMAFQHSERIYFRACRDIHPGEKLRVWYSEDYMKRLHSMSQETMNRNCTSGEKMLQNENSEKNVENQEDARGALQFTTLKQGKSPYKRSCDEGESHPQTKKKKIDLIFKDVLEASLESAKFEDNQLTTSTPLPLRRASKYQAEDIFEQCGSAMQHGSLSLSRSQRESEWRVPHSSSFISAKEMSILEDEEEEPLSLKADSPTELSLASAQGNSHEIPTTSFCPNCIRLKKKIRELQAELDMLRSGKLPEAPVLPPQVPELQEFSDPTASESIISVPTIMEDDDQEVDSADESVSNDMIAATDEPSKMSSATGRRIRRFKQEWLKKFWFLRYSPTLNEMWCHVCRQYTVQSSRTSAFIIGSKQFKIHTIKLHSQSNLHKKCLQLYKLRMHPEKTEEMCRNMTLLFNTAYHLALEGRPYYDFRPLAELLRKCELKVVDQYMNEGDCQILIHHIARALREDLVERIRQSPFLSIILDGQSDDLLADTVAVYVQYTSSDGPPATEFLSLQELGFSTTDSYLQALDRAFSSLGIRLQDEKPTIGLGVDGANITASLRANLFMTIRKTLPWLLCLPFMVHRPHLEILDAISGKELPCLEELENNLKQLLSFYRYSPRLMCELRVTAATLCEETEFLGDIRAVKWIIGEQNVLNALIKDYLEVVAHLKDVSGQTQRADASAIALALLQFLMDYQSIKLIYFLLDVIAVLSRLAYVFQGEYLLVSQVDDKIEEAIQEISRLADSPGEYLQEFEENFRESFNGIAVKNLRVAEAKFQSIREKICQKTQVILAQRFDSRSRTFVKACQVFDLAAWPRSTDELMSYGKEDMVQIFEHLETVPSFSREVCREGMDTRGSLLMEWRELKVDYYTKNGFKDLLSHICKYKQRFPLLNKIVQILKVLPTSSACCEKGRTALQRVRKNNRSRLTLEQLSDLLTIAVNGPPIANFDCKRALDSWFEEKSGNSYALSAEMLSRMSSLDQKPMLQSMDHGSEFYPDI; encoded by the exons ATGGAGTGCTTTGCAAAGCTGATCTACTCACCTGCTGG ATTGGCCAGATCTGGGGACATGTCTCCTGCCCTGTGTAGACCCCTCGGTGGAGTGGCTTTTCTGTACTGGCTCGCAAAGGATACTTCTACCTGCACCTATCATGTTAACTGGCTGTTGAA GTACGTCATCATCTCCcgggaggagagggagcagaacCTGATGGCCTTCCAGCACAGTGAGAGGATTTACTTCCGTGCCTGCCGTGACATCCACCCTGGGGAGAAGCTGCGGGTCTGGTACAGTGAGGATTACATGAAGCGGTTGCACAGTATGTCCCAGGAAACCATGAACAGAAATTGCACAAGTG GAGAGAAAATGTTACAGAATGAAAACTCAGAAAAGAATGTAGAAAACCAAGAGGATGCAAGAGGAGCACTCCAGTTCACTACCTTAAAGCAGGGGAAGAGCCCCTACAAGCGCAGCTGTGACGAAGGGGAATCCCACccccaaacaaagaaaaaaaaaattgacctCATCTTCAAAGATGTCTTGGAGGCTTCTTTGGAGTCTGCCAAGTTTGAAGACAACCAGTTAACAACAAGTACACCACTTCCCCTCAGAAGAGCATCTAAATACCAGGCTGAAGACATCTTTGAGCAGTGTGGCAGTGCCATGCAGCACGGCTCCCTGAGCCTTAGCAGAAGCCAGAGGGAGAGCGAATGGAGGGTCCCTCACAGTTCCTCTTTTATCTCAGCCAAGGAGATGAGCATCCTTGAAGACGAGGAAGAAGAGCCCCTGTCACTTAAAGCAGACAGCCCCACTGAGCTGTCACTGGCCTCTGCACAAGGCAATTCCCATGAAATCCCCACCACGTCCTTCTGCCCCAACTGCATCCGGCTGAAGAAGAAAATCCGGGAGCTTCAGGCTGAGTTAGACATGCTGAGATCTGGGAAGTTACCCGAGGCACCCGTGTTACCGCCCCAGGTACCCGAGCTCCAAGAGTTCTCAGACCCCACAG CTTCAGAAAGTATCATCTCAGTTCCCACCATCATGGAGGATGATGACCAAGAGGTGGATTCTGCTGATGAATCAGTTTCCAATGATATGATTGCTGCTACAGATGAGCCTTCTAAGATGTCTTCTGCAACAGGACGGAGGATACGGCGGTTCAAGCAAGAGTGGCTTAAAAAGTTTTGGTTTCTGCGGTACTCCCCGACACTGAATGAGATGTGGTGCCATGTCTGTAGGCAGTACACAGTGCAATCTTCTCGGACTTCAGCCTTCATCATTGGCTCTAAGCAGTTCAAGATACACACGATAAAGCTTCACAGCCAGAGCAACCTCCACAAGAAGTGCCTGCAGCTTTACAAGCTCAGGATGCACCCAGAGAAGACAGAAGAGATGTGCCGAAATATGACCCTGCTCTTCAACACAGCCTACCACCTGGCCCTGGAGGGCAGGCCCTACTACGACTTTCGGCCTCTGGCAGAACTACTGAGAAAGTGTGAACTCAAGGTGGTGGATCAGTACATGAATGAGGGAGACTGCCAGATCTTAATTCACCATATCGCCCGCGCTCTCCGAGAGGACCTGGTTGAGCGCATCCGGCAGTCTCCCTTCCTCAGCATCATTCTGGATGGGCAGAGCGACGACTTGCTTGCAGATACAGTTGCAGTTTATGTGCAGTACACCAGCAGTGATGGGCCTCCAGCAACTGAATTCCTGTCTCTTCAGGAGCTCGGCTTTTCTACAACAGACAGTTACCTTCAAGCATTAGATCGGGCTTTTTCCAGCCTGGGAATACGATTGCAGGATGAGAAGCCAACTATCGGCTTGGGAGTTGATGGTGCTAACATTACCGCCAGCCTGAGAGCCAACTTGTTCATGACAATCAGAAAGACCTTGCCCTGGCTTCTCTGTCTTCCCTTTATGGTGCATAGGCCCCACTTGGAAATTTTGGATGCCATTAGTGGGAAGGAACTACCATGTCTGGAGGAGCTAGAAAACAATTTGAAGCAACTGCTCAGTTTCTATCGTTATTCTCCCCGACTCATGTGCGAGTTAAGGGTCACTGCTGCCACTCTGTGTGAGGAGACTGAGTTCCTGGGGGACATTCGAGCAGTGAAGTGGATCATTGGGGAGCAGAACGTGCTCAACGCTCTCATCAAGGATTACCTTGAGGTTGTGGCCCATCTCAAAGATGTCAGTGGCCAAACCCAAAGGGCAGATGCTTCTGCCATTGCCTTGGCCCTCCTGCAGTTCCTGATGGACTACCAGTCGATTAAACTCATCTACTTCCTGCTGGATGTGATCGCTGTGCTTTCACGCCTTGCCTACGTCTTCCAAGGGGAGTACCTTCTTGTGTCACAGGTGGATGATAAAATAGAGGAGGCCATCCAGGAGATCAGCCGGCTAGCCGACTCCCCTGGGGAGTACTTGCAGGAGTTTGAGGAAAACTTCCGTGAAAGCTTTAATGGCATTGCTGTGAAAAATCTACGGGTGGCTGAAGCCAAATTCCAGTCGATCAGAGAAAAGATCTGCCAGAAGACCCAGGTGATCCTAGCCCAAAGGTTTGATTCCCGCAGCCGGACATTTGTGAAGGCCTGTCAGGTATTTGACCTTGCAGCTTGGCCCAGAAGCACTGATGAGCTCATGAGCTATGGGAAGGAGGATATGGTACAAATATTTGAACACCTGGAGACAGTCCCATCATTTTCCAGAGAAGTTTGCCGAGAAGGGATGGACACTCGAGGGAGTCTGCTGATGGAGTGGCGGGAACTCAAGGTGGATTATTATACCAAAAATGGTTTTAAAGATTTGCTCAGTCACATTTGTAAATACAAACAGAGATTTCCCCTCCTAAATAAAATAGTTCAGATCCTCAAAGTCCTTCCCACCTCTTCGGCTTGCTGTGAGAAGGGGCGCACCGCCCTGCAGAGAGTGCGCAAGAACAACCGCTCCCGGCTGAcgctggagcagctcagtgaCCTGTTGACGATTGCTGTTAACGGGCCGCCCATTGCCAACTTCGATTGCAAAAGGGCTCTCGATAGCTGGTTCGAGGAGAAGTCAGGCAACAGTTACGCGCTCTCGGCCGAAATGCTGAGCAGGATGTCATCTCTTGACCAGAAGCCGATGTTGCAGAGCATGGACCACGGCTCTGAGTTTTACCCTGATATTTAG